In Mycobacterium gallinarum, a single window of DNA contains:
- a CDS encoding HAD-IIA family hydrolase, producing the protein MRSEPRCWLTDMDGVLVREEHALPGAAEFLQRLVDKQRPFLVLTNNSIFTPRDLSARLLRSGLTVPEASIWTSALATAAFLADQLPGGSAYTIGEAGLTTALHAVGYTLTDVDPDFVVLGETRTYSFEAITKAVRLILGGARFIATNPDVTGPSAEGPLPATGSVAAMITKATGREPYFVGKPNPMMFRSALNRIEAHSENTVMVGDRMDTDVVAGIEAGLETILVLTGSTSVEDIERYPFRPSRILPSIAEAIELV; encoded by the coding sequence GTGCGCTCAGAACCGCGTTGCTGGCTGACCGACATGGACGGCGTGCTCGTTCGCGAGGAACACGCGCTGCCCGGCGCAGCCGAGTTTCTGCAGCGGTTGGTCGACAAGCAGCGCCCGTTCCTGGTCCTGACCAACAACTCGATCTTCACGCCACGGGATCTGTCCGCCCGGCTCCTGCGCTCGGGCCTGACAGTGCCCGAGGCATCGATCTGGACGTCCGCGCTGGCCACCGCCGCTTTCCTGGCCGACCAGTTGCCCGGCGGGTCGGCGTACACGATCGGCGAGGCCGGCCTGACCACGGCGCTGCACGCCGTGGGCTACACACTCACCGACGTGGACCCCGACTTCGTCGTGCTGGGCGAGACCCGGACGTATTCGTTCGAGGCGATCACCAAGGCCGTCCGCCTGATTCTCGGCGGCGCCCGCTTCATCGCGACGAATCCTGATGTGACCGGGCCGTCGGCCGAGGGTCCGCTTCCTGCGACGGGGTCGGTGGCGGCGATGATCACCAAGGCCACCGGTCGTGAACCCTACTTCGTCGGCAAGCCCAACCCGATGATGTTCCGCAGCGCCCTCAACCGTATCGAGGCGCACTCGGAGAACACCGTGATGGTCGGCGACCGGATGGATACCGACGTCGTGGCCGGTATCGAGGCCGGGCTGGAGACCATCCTGGTGCTGACGGGCTCGACCTCGGTCGAGGACATCGAGCGCTATCCGTTCCG
- a CDS encoding heme-binding protein — MFSRSVLGAGMIAGAMVFGSVATAAADPPNCTAADLAGVMAGVSAGTSSYLFTHPEVNAFFTSLKGKPRDQMTADIQAYFDANPQVSNELRAVRQAAADFRDRCNAPMPDMPMG; from the coding sequence ATGTTCTCTCGCAGCGTTCTAGGCGCCGGCATGATCGCCGGTGCAATGGTTTTCGGCAGCGTGGCAACGGCGGCCGCAGATCCGCCGAACTGCACGGCCGCCGACCTTGCGGGCGTGATGGCCGGCGTGTCCGCGGGCACGTCGTCTTATCTGTTCACGCACCCGGAGGTGAACGCCTTCTTCACAAGCCTCAAGGGCAAGCCCCGCGATCAGATGACCGCCGACATCCAGGCGTACTTCGACGCGAACCCTCAGGTGAGCAACGAGCTGCGCGCCGTGCGGCAGGCCGCGGCCGATTTCCGGGACCGCTGTAACGCGCCGATGCCCGACATGCCGATGGGCTAG
- a CDS encoding Dyp-type peroxidase, with product MLEFDDIQHILLTRTPAITGRYEFLTFDTPEGGRAWLSELLPTTQSATDAVATMDESDRWVTLAFTWNGLRALGVSEESLATFPEEFREGMAARADILGDTGTAAPEHWLGGLAGDDLHAIAILFSRNDEQYKRSITEHDKLLARTDGVRSLSYLDLNATPPFNYAHDHFGFRDRLSQPVMKGSGEEPTPGSGAALEPGEFILGYPDENGPVANLPEPQELSRNGSYMAYRRLQEHVAEFRDYLRENAETPDEQELLAAKFMGRWRSGAPLVLAPDKDDPELGADPMRNNDFNFKEMDPFGYACPLGSHARRLNPRDTAHNMNRRRMIRRGATYGEALPENAPDDGVDRGIAAFIICADLVRQFEFAQNVWINDKTFHELGNEHDPICGTQDGTLDFTVPKRPIRKVHRGIPAFTTLRGGAYFFLPGMNAMRYLASLGD from the coding sequence GTGCTCGAATTCGACGACATCCAGCACATCCTGCTGACTCGAACTCCGGCCATCACCGGGCGGTACGAGTTCCTGACGTTCGACACACCCGAGGGCGGAAGGGCGTGGCTTTCGGAGCTTCTACCCACGACCCAGTCGGCCACCGATGCCGTCGCCACGATGGACGAGTCGGATCGTTGGGTCACGTTGGCCTTCACCTGGAACGGTCTTCGTGCGCTGGGGGTGTCCGAAGAATCGCTGGCGACCTTTCCCGAAGAGTTTCGCGAAGGGATGGCTGCGCGCGCCGACATTCTCGGCGACACCGGAACCGCCGCGCCCGAGCACTGGCTCGGCGGTTTGGCGGGCGACGACCTGCACGCGATCGCAATTCTGTTCTCCCGCAACGACGAGCAGTACAAGCGTTCCATCACCGAACACGACAAGTTGCTCGCCCGCACCGACGGTGTGAGGTCACTGTCGTATCTGGACCTCAATGCGACACCGCCGTTCAACTACGCGCACGATCACTTCGGTTTCCGGGACCGCTTATCCCAGCCGGTGATGAAGGGGTCCGGCGAAGAACCGACGCCAGGATCCGGTGCCGCACTCGAACCGGGCGAGTTCATTCTCGGGTATCCCGACGAGAACGGACCGGTGGCGAACCTCCCTGAGCCACAGGAGTTGTCACGTAACGGCAGCTACATGGCCTACCGCCGGCTACAGGAACACGTCGCGGAATTCCGCGACTACCTCCGCGAGAACGCCGAGACGCCAGACGAGCAGGAACTACTCGCGGCGAAGTTCATGGGCCGTTGGCGCAGTGGCGCACCACTGGTCTTGGCGCCTGACAAGGATGACCCTGAGCTCGGGGCAGATCCGATGCGCAACAACGACTTCAACTTCAAGGAGATGGATCCGTTCGGCTATGCGTGCCCGCTGGGATCTCACGCCAGGCGGTTGAATCCGCGCGACACCGCGCACAACATGAATCGTCGGCGCATGATCCGCCGCGGCGCCACGTACGGTGAGGCACTGCCGGAAAATGCGCCCGACGACGGCGTGGACCGCGGCATCGCGGCATTCATCATCTGTGCCGATCTGGTCCGGCAGTTCGAATTCGCGCAAAACGTCTGGATCAATGACAAGACGTTTCACGAGCTCGGCAACGAGCACGACCCGATCTGCGGCACCCAGGATGGCACGCTGGACTTCACCGTGCCCAAGCGTCCGATCCGCAAGGTCCACAGGGGCATTCCGGCCTTCACCACTCTTCGGGGCGGCGCGTATTTCTTTCTGCCAGGGATGAACGCGATGCGCTACCTGGCTTCGCTCGGCGACTAG